A window of Paenibacillus phoenicis genomic DNA:
TTAAAGAATCAATCATCATAGGTCCCTTCAAACTGGTGTTGGACGTAGTACAGCCAGAAGCCGGCCAGACTGGAAAGCAGAAAGATCGGTCCCTGAACCAATAAAAACGCTTGCCAGCCGATTGTCCAACAAAGCAGCCCGGCGACAGCGGCGATTCCAAGATTGATGATGTAGGTATTAAGCCGTTCCTTCATCCGGGCTCCCTTCCGGTTAAACCGGTATTCAATGAGGAAAACGTAGGTGGGACCGAGCCCGAACATAATCAGGGGGTTTCTGTACATGCGGTAAGCCAGCCGCTTCAGCCGCGGCAACGCCAAATATTCCTCCACAGTCAACGTCCAAATGTCTCCCATGCCGCGCCGATCCAAGTTGCCGCTGGTCGCGTGATGGACCGAATGGCTGCGCCGCCACTGATGGTATGGACAGCAGGTTAATATTCCGGCAATCGTTCCTAATACCTCGTTGGCGGTGCGGTTGGCAAAGAAGGCGCCGTGGCAGCAGTCATGGAAGATGATGAAGATCCGGACCAACAAGCCGGCTGCCAGAACAGCCGGAATCAAGGCAAGCCAATAAGACACCGAAAGGCTCCAATAGGCAGCGTACCAGAGCACAAAGAAAGGTACAAAGGTATTCACGATTTGCCAAATGCTCCGTTTCAGGCTCGGTCTTTCGTAAGGTGCGATAATTTTGCGCCAGCTTTTCTTCACGTTGTGATCGATCGCCAAAACTCCTCTCGCTGATTCAATAACTGAAATCATCAAAGCGTGTGCGAAGCCGAAGGGGGGTAAGGGGAATTTGTCCAAATTAACAATGAGCTAGTAGGAAATTTAGGATTTAGGTCGAAATATAAGAAGTAAGGATGTTCGAGTTATCAACTGGAAAGATAATAAGTTTAATGTAGCATGGAGGCTTCCTTAGCCGATGACCTATCAGAAAGTGAACATTTCTTCAGAAGATGATATCTATTTTGCGTTAAGTACCGTTCGTCATTTTATGAAGCAGCTCCCTTTTTCCGAGGCAGATCAACAGAGAGTTTATGTGAGTGTTTCGGAGTTAACCCGAAACATTTTGGATCATGCTTGCGGCAAAGGGATTTTTTATTGTGAATTAATTGATCAGGGAATCCGTTTTACAGTGACCGATGAAGGGCCGGGAATTCCCAATATAAATGAAGTGTTAAATGGAAAGAAGGGATCGTCTTCCTGTGGACTAGGACTCGGATTATCCGGTGTGAAGAGATTAATGGATGAATTTCAGATTGAGACTTCGACGAGAGGGACGAAAATAGTTGCAACCAAGCGGACAGGAAAAAACTAAAAAAGCAACTCAAACGGACGATACATTAAGCCGTCTTGCTTCCATAGGTCAAATAGCGGCGGGAATCGCGCACGAAGTGAGAAATCCATTAACAGCAGTGAAGGGATTTCTACAATTACTGCAAAGGGAGGTTTCCCATAGTTATTTAGATTTTGCTTGCTCGGAATTGGAACAGGCAATCTCTACGTTACAAGATCTATTGCAGGTTTCTAAGCCCGACTTGGAAGATGAGTCCTGTATTGCGATTAATCTTTGTTCGGAATTAGAGTCTTTGCTTTATTTGTTTCAGGATCAAATCTATCGGGTTCAAATTGCAAAGAAATTTCGCAATAGTGATGAAATCATTTATGGGAAAAGAAATCAGTTAAAGAAAGCGTTTTTTAATCTCTTGAAAAATGCTTTTGAAGCCATTCCCAATCAAGGAACCATTACCATCGAGCATTACCGTGTGGGCGACATTATTTATGTTATCATTTCGGATACAGGTGTAGGGGTACCTAAAGAAAAGCTTCAACTGTTAGGTACCCCTTTCTTTACAACGAAGGATGAAGGCACGGGAATGGGGCTAACTCAGGTCTATTCGACCATCTACCAACATGGAGGTACAATCGATGTAAAAAGCAGAGAAGGAATCGGAACCACATTTACCATTCAATTTCAAACAAAAATGATCGAACAGATTGGAGCGATGGATTTGGATCTGCAATATGTAAAAGGTCAAAGCTTTAAAGAATATTTTTTGCTGAACCAGGATCGTTTTAATGAGTTGTTTACTTCGGAGACCCGAGATACGATTCAATTAGTTAAAGACTCCATGTATAAAATCAATGTGCATGAGATTTTTGAAAAAATGGCAAAGCTCTTGGTTGAAGATCGTCAGCATGAGCTGACGATGCTCGCCAAGGAACTCGGAAAGAATGGTGCACAGAACGACTTTCCCTTAGTCTTAAAGCTGGAATTGCTCCAGGCGTTTCGTAAATTATATTGGAATTTCTTGCATAACTATCATAAGCATGTCGAGCTTGACATGGAGGGTGTGTTTCAACTCGGAATCAAAACCAATTTTATGTTGGACCATTATATTTTCCATTATTTTTCGAGCTATATCGAGTACAAGGATGAATTGCTTCGTTCTCACCGCGAAACGATCGATGAATTGTCCGTCCCCATTATTCCTTTATCATCCTCGATGGCGGTGCTGCCCATTGTCGGAACATTGGATACCTATCGGGCGAAAAGAGTCCAGGAACGGACATTAAATCAGATCTCCAGCCTGAAAATCCAAAAAATTATTATCGATTTGTCCGGCGTTGCGTTTATGGATACGGCTGTGGTGGGACATTTGTTCCGAATTGTAGAGGGAATTGGCTTGCTCGGATGTAAAGCGATTATAACAGGTATTCGCCCGGAAATCGCGAACACCATGATCGAATTAGGGATCCTATTTACTGAAAAGGTTGACACCAAAGCAACTTTGCAACAAGCCTTGGAAGAATATCAATAAACCCGAGCTTGGGTCGTAAGCTATTTAAAAATAAGGATCGGATTAATAGTGTTTAATCATCTTCGATCACCTTTCATAAGGGATCCCCGTGCACGATTATTTGGCTTTGAATTGCGAATCTGCCAGGTAAGTATTCGGTATTTGCTGTCCGAAGGACCTCCATCTTCTCATTCAATAAATAGAGCTTGGTTTGGTCTTGTACAAGAACGGTCCGATCTTCACCAACCTGAAAGTCGGCTCTCTCTGACGAAAGTTGTTTTTTTCCTGCAAGTCCTTTGGCATTAAACTTATAAATTGTATTGCCGATCACTATCACAAATTCATCCTTATATCCATTTCCATCATAATAATTATCCCGCCATTGTGTACCAGTAAACTTTTTTGACCAAAGTAGGGCCCCATTCTTATTCTTTGCTAGAACAGTCGTCACGTTTTTCGCTTTATCAAAACCAGTGTAATATAGGGTACCGTCCGAAGATATTCCGCGAAAATCGTCTTTGCCAAAAGTAACGTCTGTTTTGAACTTGAAGTTTAGGTTGTCATCATAGAAGGAAACCCGTGCCTTGGTTTTTCCGAGACTCGAATAAGTGAATAGGTAGCCATTCTGGTAATCGTCAACGTATTCGTTCAACTGTTTCTTTTGCAGTAGTTTGCCAGTGGAATCAAAACGATAGATATTATACTTATAAGTGTTCAGCCGAATGTAGACGAGCAGAGTTTTGTTTTTTAGCATGAACATACCAGCAATTCCTTGACTAGAATCCTTCTCAGGGAAAGTTTTACTCCATAAAACTTTCCCTTCTTTGCTAGTTGCTTTTAAATGATAATTTTGATTTTTACCTCTATCTGTGTATATAGTATAAATTTCTCCTTTTTCGCCTATTTTAGCTGTTTTTCCCCAATCAACATATTGTTGACTATCTGATTTGAACGTGGTTTGAAGGGAGCCTTTAGTATCGTCCAAAATAGAAAAGTTGGTGTAATTATAATACTTTGAAGAGGAGGAAGAATCATCTTCAAACCAAGGACTACTATACTTCACATAGAGTTGTTTGCCGAATTTTTGCAAGGAGATAGAATTCATTTCATTATCAAAAGTGCAGCTCCAGAGAGGCGGAGGTAATTGATCGTATATCGGCATAAGCTGGAATGCTCGTCGAAAAGAAAAACAAGAGTGCTAAGACTGGATAAATTATTTTTTGCATTCAAAAACCACTCATTTCTCATAATAGGTAATATTGATAATACCATATAAATGTCGAATTTTAGTAGTATTTACAGCATTATATCCTTCACTCCATCCTAGGATTGAAATGCTACACTTAGTGTGGTTATTAATGCTGGACGCTACGATGGGGGAGGGAATATCCTGTGTTTGATATCAAAGGTTATGAAACGTTCGAAAAAATCGATCCGATCACCAAAGGCTGGTCGAGCGATAAAAAATACTATATTGAGACCGTAACCAACGAGAAATTGTTGCTGCGCATCGCTGATATTTCCCAGTACGACCACAAGAAACATGAATTTGAAGTCATGAAACGATTAGCCGAAAGCGGTGTGCCCATGTCGCGGCCTGTGGATTTTAGGGTATGCGACAACGGGCAAAGTGTCTATACCCTCTTGACTTGGTGTGACGGCGAAGATGCGCAGATGGTATTGCCGAAGATGACGGACACGATGCAATACCACCTTGGCGTGACAGCCGGGCAAATCTTGAGGATAATTCACAATGTTCCCGCCCCAGTTGATCAAGAACCATGGGATTCCTTTTTTAATCGAAAAGTAGACCGAAAAATAAAGCAATATCAAGACTGCGGCGTCAAAATGGATGGCGACGAGCTGATCATGGCTTATATTGAAGCGAATCGGCAGTACCTCGCCCGGCGGCCGCAGTGCTTTCAGCACGGCGATTATCATGTGGGCAATATGATCATCTCGCCAGAAGGGGAGCTGTGGATCATCGATTTTAATCGCAGTGATTACGGCGATCCTTGGGAAGAGTTTAATCGCATTGTGTGGAGTGCTAAGGTGAGTCCGCATTTTGCTACGGGGCAGATTCATGGCTATTTTCATGGAAATCCCCCGGACCAATTCTTTAAGTTATTAACTTTCTATATTAGCAGCAATGCGTTGTCTTCGATTCCTTGGGCCATCCCTTTTGGTGAAGAGGAAGTCGCTGTTATGCAGCAACAGGCCCGAGATGTTCTTGCCTGGTTTGATGGGATGAAGAATCCGGTGCCTGCATGGTACTTGTCAGATTTTTATATCCAGTATATCGATGGAATCCCGTACAAGTTGAAGTCTCCCTATGACTTCTCGTTTCTGAAAGAGTACGGAGAGGTCTTTAAGGTGTACGACGATCAAGATTCGGGCAACATCTGCTTTGGTGTAAAAATCAAGGATCAGAAGGTTTTTATCAAATTTGCCGGAGCCCCCACCGCACGATACACTGGCCAACCAGAGGAGGCCGTGGCCAGGCTGAAAGCTGCGGTTCCGATTTATCAGGATTTGGCGCACCCTCATTTGATCCGATTGATTCAAGCGGAAGAAGTGGGCGGAGGATTTGCGGCGATTTTTGAATGGACAGACGGCGAATGCTGGGGGAGAATGTACCCGCGGTCCAGAGAGAAATTTATGCAGCTGCCCGAACCTGCCAAGCTTGAAGTGTTTAACGATATATTGGATTTTCACATTCATATTGCTGGGCGTGGATATGTGGCCATTGATTTTTATGATGGCTGTGTCTTGTATGACTTTGCTGCAAACAAGACAATCCTATGCGATATTGATTTATACGCCAAAAGCCCCTACATCAACACGATGGGCAGAATGTGGGGCTCCTCACGCTTCATGTCTCCAGAAGAGTTTACGCTTGGTGCAGTCATCGATGAGGTATCGAATGTGTACGTGATGGGGGCTGCGGCGTTTGCACTCTTTGGTGGGGAGACCGACCGATCGATTGAAAAATGGCGATTGAATGATGAATGTTATGAGGTGGCGTTAAGAGCCGTTAGCGAGGATCGGAGCAAGCGTCAGCAATCCCTTTTGGAGTTGAAACGGGAGTGGGATGCGGCGCGCTTGAAGTGAACTGAACTATGCTAAAATCAACGACCATGTGAGGTTGTTGATTTTTTTGTTGGTTAGGATGATTCGGGTGAGAACAGCTGACAGGGGGATACTCGACGAACTTAGGCTGATGTATAATGATTCCATCGAAAATCTGTATAGTAGAGGTGATAGAAATGAGCGAGGAGATTTCCATCTTGCCGATTCAATCCTTCTACTCGCTCGATGATTGTACCGTTGCGGCGACGGTGCTCCACAAAGAGCCTTTGATCATGAGATTCGAACGGCTGCTGACGGACGACGAATGCCGGCAGTTGATTGAAGCAGCCGCTCCCCGACTACGAGAATCCAAACTCGTGAACAAGGTGGTCAGCCAAATCCGCACGAGCCGCGGGATGTTCTTCGAAGAAGAGGAAAACCCCTTCATCCATCGCATCGAAAAGCGAATCTCCGCCTTAATGAACGTGCCGATCGAACATGCCGAAGGCTTGCAAGTCCTCCACTACGGCCCTGGCCAAGAATACCAAGCGCACTATGACTTTTTCGGTCCGAACAGCCCTTCCGCAAGCAACAATCGGATCAGCACGCTGATCATCTACTTGAACGATGTGGAGGCAGGGGGAGAGACCGTCTTTCCCTTATTGGATCTAGAGGTCAAACCCGAGCGCGGGTCCGCCCTGTACTTCGAATACTTCTATCGTCAACAAGAACTCAACAACTTGACCCTGCACAGCAGCGTTCCTGTGGTTCGCGGTGAGAAGTGGGTTGCAACCCAGTGGATGCGGAGGCAGCGTGTGAGGGAGTTTGGGGTTATTTCGAGTTGATCTTGAATCGCACTTTGTGATTATCGTATGGATTCAGATGACGGGCTATATAGAAAAAATGTCCAACGTCTCTTAGAGTCTACTGATATGTAGTTCATTGAATATCTGCAAGGCGTCTTTGAACCCTTGCAGATATATTTTTACTTTTAAGATTTCTTGTAATGCGAATTGAGCATCTTCATAAAGAAATAAAGTTTGTTTGAGATTGTCAGGAAGTGCTTCTCGTAGTGTCATGATATATTGTTCTGATTCACACGATATTTGCTTGTAATCAGAGTTGTTGGTCTTAAGTTCATTGTATAAAGACTCTAATCGGTTACGAATAAGCGGATCAATTAAAACCTCTAAAGAATTGATCATGAATCACACCTCCCGGGGATTTAATTTTGCAAATAAAAATTCGACCTCACAAACATTATTTTAACATATCAAATATTTCGGTCAAGCGAACATAAATATAACTTTGTTTATGCAAAGATTGTTCAATATAATTAAAGAAAAATTCAACTTCTTTGCGAGGGGTTTGGCAATGATAAGCTATAAGCCATTTCAAAAATTACTTATAGATCGAGAGATCAAGAAACACGAGTTAATTAAAATGACGGGAATATCTTCTGCTACGATGGCAAAGTTGAACACAAATGAATATGTCTCTCTAGAAATCATTGATAAGCTTTGTTCAGCTTTAAATTGTCAGCCTGGTGATTTGTTGGAGCATATTCCTGACAAGAAATAAAAGAATGATCAGTTATTTAGAAGCATCCCCAGGTAACAAGACCGGCTTAAAAGCATGTAAGGCTCTGGTCTACGAGTGGTGGAGTCCTAAAATTGTTGCGCAAAGAATCACTTAGGACCATAAAGCTGTAAAAAGCGAGTTCCAGGATATCCTGGACTCGCTTTTTTTGTGTGCGCCCAGCATGGGCATCGTCTTTAGGGTGAAAGTCCCAAACAGGGGCTGGCGAGCGCCTACCGTTAACCAATGATAATGGTGTCTGTCGTGAGGCGGAATCTGAAGGAAGCCGGAGGCAAAAGCACGGGCCAAGGTAAACGAACTGGATTTGAGGAAGGATAAGTCGGATGAGTGGTCACTGCACAACGAAATCCAAAGCCGCCAAGGGCTTGTCCTGTAGACTCCAGTGGTCGCGGTCAGAAAGAGGGGGCCCTTATCTGGGAAGGCCAGCGGGATAAAAAGCGAAGAAACTTCGTAACCATAATCGAGAGGTTGTGCTAAACCCGAAGGAGTCAGCAGAGACCATAGTACGCAAGTAATGGGACGCCGATAAGCAGAAGGGCCGAACCGAAAGGAGAGAGTAACCCGATTGAGTTCGCATGAAGGGCATAGAGACAGCCGAATATTTCAAAAGGGAGCTGCCAACAAAGAGAAGGGAAGCCGCCAGGAGAGTTGAGAGCGCCGAATTCTTCACCGGAGCAAGTCGCCCTTTTCCTCTCGCAAAGCAAGTAACGACTTGTTGGAGCAAATGCTCGAAGGAGGAAACCTACGACTCGCCAATAAGCGGGTCGTCCAAATCGGAGGAGCTCCCGGTGACAGAGTAACGGTAGCAGAGCTACAGGCTTACCTAAACACTCACTGGGGAACGGTGAAAAATGAACTTCTAACGGGAATGTATAAACCGTTGCCCGTCAGGCGGATGGAAATCCCCAAACTCGGAGGCGGAGTAAGGCAACTCGGAACCCCAACCGTGATGAACTGCTTCCCCAGCCCTTCTGCAAGTGATGACTCCAATCTTCGATGTTCACTTCTCCTGGTACAGCTACGAGTAGAGAGCACACGATGCTGTAAAACAAGCCCAGCAATATATCCAAAGCAACCTGCGATGGGGCGTGGATATGGATTTAGAAAAGTTCTTTGATCGGGTAAACCGCGATTCGGGCACTCGGAGTGTCAGAATAGGCCTGCCATGTCATGGCCAATACCTGGCGCGGTGCGTGAGAAATGTCACGAACACAAATAGCGCCCTTCCGACTTCCTACTGGGAAGTGAAAGGGCTGAAGACTTTACTTTATCGTTATCTAGAGCCTTGTTTAATCTTTTGGAAGCACCCGCATTTACGGTGGTGTCTGAGGACGGGGGGTAGCCGCCCCTCCTACTCGATCGGTATCCTTGCGGGCTCGAAATGCGATGAAGACTACGAAGAGTCCGAAGAGTCGTAGCATGCACTCAATTCTACCGTAAAGTTGGCAACGTCGAATGAAATCATTAACAATTTGAATTAGGAAATGAAATTTCATTGCAGTACTTGAATAAGTGTGTCTATCAGAACATCAATTCGGATAGTTGAGAGATTTAATTGAAAGATGAACGGCATTAGTTCTCCACTTGTTTGCTATAATCCAGGTGATTATCTAGTACTTAAGACACAAAAATTAGATAATATAGGCAGGAATGGTGTGAAGATATGTAGAATATTAGACTTTAGTGATGGATTGTGTCGCTTCAGTATACGCTATTGTACACTTGGACATAGACTGTATGCTAGGAAGCAAATTTGATAGGGGAAATGACAATGAGTGTAAATACCTTAGTGGATAAACTGAAAAGTTACTCAGATGAATATTGGGATTTTACAGGTTATAGAGATAGAAAGGCCTTAATTAAATATCCCGCAATGATGGTGGCACCAATGCAAGAGCAACTGTTACAAGATATTCTGGAGTTCGATACCAATATCAGAAATATTCTCGATCCTTTCGTCGGATCGGGTACAGTACTAGCTGCGGGAGCGAAGCATAATTTAACTACATATGGAATTGATATTAATCCTTTAGCAATATTAATTACACGAGTAAGACTAGAAGGTATTCCACCAATAAAAATCAGAGAGAGTATTGCTCAATTAAAAAGCCATCTCTCTCTATTTTTAGGGAACATAGAGATGCATTACTTCAATAATATTGACAAATGGTTCAGGAGTGATGTCATCGCTGATTTAAGCACAATAAGAAAAGCTATTGTCCAAGAAAAGGATATCAATATACGAAGGTTTTTTTGGGTTTGTTTTGCAGACACTGTACGAAAATACAGCAATACTCGTTCGACTACCTTTAAACTGCATGTTAAAGAAGAAACTAAGATTAAATCAATGAAAAATGATTGTATAGAGTATTTTGTCAATAAGATATCTACGTTATACAGTGATTACGTAAACGATCAAGAGACTATAATTACTAACCTTTATACAGGCAATGCGACAGACATCTTAAGAAACTTCGAGAGTAATAGTATTGACCTGATTTGTACATCTCCCCCATATGGAGATAATCATACAACTGTAACATACGGACAGTATTCGATTCTACCGCTCTTATGGATTGATGTAAATGACCTGGACTCATTTGATATGTCAATGCTCGATAAGTTCACTGCAATTGATAGAATGAGCCTAGGTGGGCATTACAACTTAAATAATTTTTCTGTTGAAATTGACTTTGAAGACTTGATTTCCAACTTGAGTTTGGAAAAGGCGAAAAAGGTGAAGTTCTTTATTAATGATTATTGTAAGGTATTTGTAGAATTAGCGAGAGTCCTAAAAAAAGATAAGAAACTCGTGTTAACTCTAGGTAATAGACGAGTTGACAATAAGGAATTTCCTTTTGATGTTTTGAATGATAGGCTAGCTGAAAAATATGGATTAGTGGAAGAAGCGGTCTTAACAAGAAATATCCAAGGTAAGAGAATGCCCATTAGAGTATCAAATATTCCCAATCATGGTGCTGTAAAATCAATGAGTAAAGAGTACGTTAAAATATATAGAAAAGTGTTAGAAGGGAGAAGTGAATGAATGAGTGTGGTGAAAGAAACTCTTCAGATTGATGCTTCAGCCATTGCCGACATTTTGGGGACTGTTGGTAGTCCACTAATCGTTGTGTCCGAGCTAATCAAGAATGCTATAGATGCTTCAGCCAATACTATTAGACTTACATATGATAGAGATGCAAGGTCCATTGCTGTTTTCGACGATGGGCATGGATTTACACTTGATGATATCCAGCAACTTTCAAGACCTGGTTTCTCCCGCAAAAAGGTGAATGGCAACTTAACCAATGCTAAAGGTTTATTTTATACTGGGAGCAAAGGCTTAGGATTGTTGTCAGTCTTTTCCCTCTGCGAAAGCATAACTATACAAACCACTAGTGACAATGATGGTGAGTATTTAATTAATTGGTATAAAGATTCAGGAAGTTATTCTTATGAGAAAGTTATTAATGCTGAATTACATAAAGGAACAAGAATTACGCTGAACAATGTTCCTCAACAAGTATTGGCGCTACTTACTTCACAGGCAGAAATAAAAAAGCTGCGCCATATCTCTACTTATTTGTATAAAAACAAAGTAATTGATTTTCCCGAAATAACTCTTGAAATTGATGGTAGTCCTCCCGCTTCATTGCTTTTTACCACTGAGTTTAATGATATGCTATTTGATGTAGTATTTAGTTATGACAAAGAATCGGAGACGTTGAATTTCCAATGTATTTCGAAAGATGGAGATATAAATGATTCTGTAGTCACTATAACTTCCTTTGATACCTTGAGCATAGAATCAATATTGGACAAGTATTATAGTATTATTGAGACAATAAAGACTCGAACGAATGATAATATTAGTTTTAAAGATCTTGAAAATGTTGAAGGAGTACCCTCCTTTGAGGGACGGTTATTGGTATATGAGAAAAAAACTGCAGGTGGTATGCTTAAGGATCATGGTGCTGGGGTAAATATTTATGTTAATGATTTCGCTATGTATAACTACTTGTCGGAGGAACTTGACTGGCTAGGGTTAGCGGATTTCTCACAACGTAAAAAGGTAACGCGGCTTAAGCCTCATAATGTTTTTGGATTTGTAAATTTGCCATATTTTGATGAATCGAAAGAACAGCTAAAAATATCTAATGAAAGAGCAGATTTTATTCAAGATACAGTATTTGTAAAGTTGATGTATTTGATTAAAGGTGTAATCATGTTCATGATTTTAAATATTGATGTAGCTAAGAATAACCCCAAATATAAGAGACGGGCCTCTTCATCAACAACATCTAATTCTAGTAGTGATAGTAATTCAGGTGCGAATAACCAGTTGGGGACGAACGTTGAGGTAAATAACGGTGAGGACAGAAACTCAGAGAGTCATTTGCAACTTGAGGAACCTGACGAAAACAATAACTCTAAAGAAGGTAAACAATCAAACAAAGAGTTTGACGATAGCGCTAATAAAGATGACACACATGAAAACACTAGTAATAAAGATGTAGAGGACGATCAAGAAGATAGCTATGAACCTGAAACTGTTTTTAAACCTCAGCATAAGAAACGTAACAATCTGACTTTTACTTCTTCAGAAGGTCAATTGTTTGATTCATTGAAAAATACTGATGATTTGGGCAATAAAATATATCAAACTGTATGTGAACTAAGTAAGCTTAACGTTTTATTCTATCCCTATGCGACGGTTTGCTTGTATCGGACATTATTAGAGTCTGCAACTCAGTACGCTTCAAAAAAACTTGGATTACAGTACCAGGAAACAGCCCTTCCATCTTCAATCACCAATGTGTTGAACAAGTGGGGGGCCACACCAAATACTTCAAAGGAATTTAAATCTAACGTTGGTCTTTGGAGAGATCTTATTAATAAGAGGAGTCTATTAGACAAATTAAATTTATACATTCATAATGTTACTCCAGTAGATGTTGATTTAATTTTGGACACATGGAAGTCAATGAAGGGCTATATTCGTGAATGCATTAAGTAGCATCCGAAATTTGTATGCTTTTAGTTTCATATTTCTAAACTTCTTAAAGAATAACAACAATACAGCGGGAGATTTACCGGATTGAGGAGTTCTTGTAATTGGAGAACCTTAGTTCTGCGATCTAATTGTCTAAACTTCCTCTATGTAGATAAGAAAAGTGCTTCAATCAAGTAAACATGCAGCAAACTTGTTTTTTGGGAGGCTTCACTAATGGCCTCTTATCCTTTTTTTTGAAACGAATAATCGTTTGAAAAAATTCAGGCCGAATTTGTGGGTAGTGTATTAAGAGAATTTTCAGCAACTGAAAAATCTATCTATGACTATAAGTTACAAGAATTCTTAACATTTATCTTCTTATATTAGACAATACGAGAAGGTACAAGTAACACAAAATAAAAGGAAATCACGAATAGAATTACCGCATATCGTTTTACTTTGTCTACAAGAAAACCGAGCCGTTAATTGGCTCTAGCCAGGAATAGATGCTCAAGAAAATCTATGAATTATTAACCTTACGCCACTAACGGTCCTACTGTGTAATATTGATGGATCTCGTCTGCAATTAGAGATAAGTGATAATCGTATAGTGAAAGAATATGTAAATATCACCGTTATCGTCCCGTAAGTTGTAATTGACGTAATAAGGTGATTATTGCTAGTTGGAAATTAAGTTAGAA
This region includes:
- a CDS encoding site-specific DNA-methyltransferase, whose translation is MSVNTLVDKLKSYSDEYWDFTGYRDRKALIKYPAMMVAPMQEQLLQDILEFDTNIRNILDPFVGSGTVLAAGAKHNLTTYGIDINPLAILITRVRLEGIPPIKIRESIAQLKSHLSLFLGNIEMHYFNNIDKWFRSDVIADLSTIRKAIVQEKDINIRRFFWVCFADTVRKYSNTRSTTFKLHVKEETKIKSMKNDCIEYFVNKISTLYSDYVNDQETIITNLYTGNATDILRNFESNSIDLICTSPPYGDNHTTVTYGQYSILPLLWIDVNDLDSFDMSMLDKFTAIDRMSLGGHYNLNNFSVEIDFEDLISNLSLEKAKKVKFFINDYCKVFVELARVLKKDKKLVLTLGNRRVDNKEFPFDVLNDRLAEKYGLVEEAVLTRNIQGKRMPIRVSNIPNHGAVKSMSKEYVKIYRKVLEGRSE
- a CDS encoding ATP-binding protein, giving the protein MSVVKETLQIDASAIADILGTVGSPLIVVSELIKNAIDASANTIRLTYDRDARSIAVFDDGHGFTLDDIQQLSRPGFSRKKVNGNLTNAKGLFYTGSKGLGLLSVFSLCESITIQTTSDNDGEYLINWYKDSGSYSYEKVINAELHKGTRITLNNVPQQVLALLTSQAEIKKLRHISTYLYKNKVIDFPEITLEIDGSPPASLLFTTEFNDMLFDVVFSYDKESETLNFQCISKDGDINDSVVTITSFDTLSIESILDKYYSIIETIKTRTNDNISFKDLENVEGVPSFEGRLLVYEKKTAGGMLKDHGAGVNIYVNDFAMYNYLSEELDWLGLADFSQRKKVTRLKPHNVFGFVNLPYFDESKEQLKISNERADFIQDTVFVKLMYLIKGVIMFMILNIDVAKNNPKYKRRASSSTTSNSSSDSNSGANNQLGTNVEVNNGEDRNSESHLQLEEPDENNNSKEGKQSNKEFDDSANKDDTHENTSNKDVEDDQEDSYEPETVFKPQHKKRNNLTFTSSEGQLFDSLKNTDDLGNKIYQTVCELSKLNVLFYPYATVCLYRTLLESATQYASKKLGLQYQETALPSSITNVLNKWGATPNTSKEFKSNVGLWRDLINKRSLLDKLNLYIHNVTPVDVDLILDTWKSMKGYIRECIK
- a CDS encoding 2OG-Fe(II) oxygenase; protein product: MSEEISILPIQSFYSLDDCTVAATVLHKEPLIMRFERLLTDDECRQLIEAAAPRLRESKLVNKVVSQIRTSRGMFFEEEENPFIHRIEKRISALMNVPIEHAEGLQVLHYGPGQEYQAHYDFFGPNSPSASNNRISTLIIYLNDVEAGGETVFPLLDLEVKPERGSALYFEYFYRQQELNNLTLHSSVPVVRGEKWVATQWMRRQRVREFGVISS
- a CDS encoding ATP-binding protein encodes the protein MQPSGQEKTKKATQTDDTLSRLASIGQIAAGIAHEVRNPLTAVKGFLQLLQREVSHSYLDFACSELEQAISTLQDLLQVSKPDLEDESCIAINLCSELESLLYLFQDQIYRVQIAKKFRNSDEIIYGKRNQLKKAFFNLLKNAFEAIPNQGTITIEHYRVGDIIYVIISDTGVGVPKEKLQLLGTPFFTTKDEGTGMGLTQVYSTIYQHGGTIDVKSREGIGTTFTIQFQTKMIEQIGAMDLDLQYVKGQSFKEYFLLNQDRFNELFTSETRDTIQLVKDSMYKINVHEIFEKMAKLLVEDRQHELTMLAKELGKNGAQNDFPLVLKLELLQAFRKLYWNFLHNYHKHVELDMEGVFQLGIKTNFMLDHYIFHYFSSYIEYKDELLRSHRETIDELSVPIIPLSSSMAVLPIVGTLDTYRAKRVQERTLNQISSLKIQKIIIDLSGVAFMDTAVVGHLFRIVEGIGLLGCKAIITGIRPEIANTMIELGILFTEKVDTKATLQQALEEYQ
- a CDS encoding aminoglycoside phosphotransferase family protein — its product is MFDIKGYETFEKIDPITKGWSSDKKYYIETVTNEKLLLRIADISQYDHKKHEFEVMKRLAESGVPMSRPVDFRVCDNGQSVYTLLTWCDGEDAQMVLPKMTDTMQYHLGVTAGQILRIIHNVPAPVDQEPWDSFFNRKVDRKIKQYQDCGVKMDGDELIMAYIEANRQYLARRPQCFQHGDYHVGNMIISPEGELWIIDFNRSDYGDPWEEFNRIVWSAKVSPHFATGQIHGYFHGNPPDQFFKLLTFYISSNALSSIPWAIPFGEEEVAVMQQQARDVLAWFDGMKNPVPAWYLSDFYIQYIDGIPYKLKSPYDFSFLKEYGEVFKVYDDQDSGNICFGVKIKDQKVFIKFAGAPTARYTGQPEEAVARLKAAVPIYQDLAHPHLIRLIQAEEVGGGFAAIFEWTDGECWGRMYPRSREKFMQLPEPAKLEVFNDILDFHIHIAGRGYVAIDFYDGCVLYDFAANKTILCDIDLYAKSPYINTMGRMWGSSRFMSPEEFTLGAVIDEVSNVYVMGAAAFALFGGETDRSIEKWRLNDECYEVALRAVSEDRSKRQQSLLELKREWDAARLK
- a CDS encoding helix-turn-helix domain-containing protein, yielding MISYKPFQKLLIDREIKKHELIKMTGISSATMAKLNTNEYVSLEIIDKLCSALNCQPGDLLEHIPDKK
- a CDS encoding ATP-binding protein, encoding MTYQKVNISSEDDIYFALSTVRHFMKQLPFSEADQQRVYVSVSELTRNILDHACGKGIFYCELIDQGIRFTVTDEGPGIPNINEVLNGKKGSSSCGLGLGLSGVKRLMDEFQIETSTRGTKIVATKRTGKN